Proteins encoded within one genomic window of Macrotis lagotis isolate mMagLag1 chromosome 3, bilby.v1.9.chrom.fasta, whole genome shotgun sequence:
- the LOC141516655 gene encoding high affinity immunoglobulin epsilon receptor subunit beta-like produces the protein MTSDGQMSTIVHPRDDDIIPGKAEIVKPPSSTQDKLWSFLKTVLQFLGTLQILIGLINSCIWTEWIMEFTKQKQRRKYFEIFASGYALWGGLSFIISGIFSIVSAKISSKDLVKYSLIMSIISSLASLTGIIIIYIIVIVKQECQRDCSYIRWDYEYIIRTILEEKATSPTLENPYEDLLSQASPYDVIQPVQEEYEQYDP, from the exons ATGACATCAGATGGACAGATGTCCACTATAGTTCACCCCAGGGATGATGACATCATTCCAGGGAAAGCAGAGATTGTCAAGCCTCCATCCAGTACACAGGATAAGTTGTGGAGTTTTCTGAAGACTGTACTACAATTTCTTGGT ACACTGCAAATCTTAATTGGACTGATTAATTCCTGTATATGGACAGAATGGATCATGGAGTttacaaagcaaaagcaaagaagGAAGTATTTTGAAATCTTTGCTTCAGGATATGCACTGTGGGGAGGACTGAGT TTCATCATCTCTGGCATTTTCTCCATTGTTTCTGCAAAGATATCCTCCAAAGATCTG GTGAAATACAGCCTAATAATGAGCATTATAAGTTCCTTGGCATCACTGACTGGGATAATTATAATTTACATCATCGTCATTGTAAAACAGGAATGCCAGAGGGATTGCAGCTATATCAGATGGGATTATGAATATATCATTAGAACT attCTTGAAGAAAAAGCAACGAGCCCCACTTTGGAAAATCCTTATGAAGACCTACTCTCTCAAGCTAGTCCTTATGATGTGATACAACCTGTGCAAGAAGAATATGAGCAATATGACCCTTAA
- the LOC141519477 gene encoding olfactory receptor 14I1-like, translating to MRNFSIITEFILVEFSSVRELQVLHGVLFLMIYLAALMGNLLTFAAIITDPQLHSPMYFFLSNLSFLDICSISVTLPKFIVNSLSGIHSLSILGCAAQIFFLSFFASAEFALLVAMSYDRYVAICHPLHYGIIMNPVRCLWAASGSWLSGLVYSALHTGNMFHEPFTGCNMIHQFFCDVPYILKVLPSDAFYNEFVLFAASISVFLLCFVFLIASYARIFSTVLKIPSVEGRYKAISTCSPQLIILLLFLMSAMIAVFSNTTDSSPTLNLLIAMTYTTLPPLMNPIIYSLRNQKVTVAMGKIMRRMVSSLFMKTQKASKN from the coding sequence ATGAGAAATTTCTCCATCATCACAGAATTCATTCTTGTGGAATTCTCCAGTGTGCGGGAGCTGCAGGTCTTACACGGTGTCCTGTTCCTGATGATTTACCTGGCTGCCCTGATGGGGAATCTTCTCACCTTTGCTGCAATTATCACTGACCCACAGCTTCACTCtcctatgtattttttcctgAGCAACTTATCCTTCCTGGATATCTGCTCCATCTCAGTCACTCTTCCTAAATTCATTGTGAATTCTTTGTCTGGCATCCATTCCCTGTCCATCCTTGGCTGTGCTGCTCAGatcttctttttatccttttttgccTCAGCCGAGTTTGCTTTGCTTGTGGCCATGTCCTACGACCGCTATGTGGCCATCTGCCACCCCCTACACTATGGCATCATCATGAATCCCGTACGTTGTCTCTGGGCAGCATCTGGTTCCTGGCTCAGTGGACTTGTGTATTCAGCTCTCCACACAGGAAATATGTTCCATGAGCCCTTCACAGGATGCAATATGATCCACCAGTTTTTCTGTGATGTCCCTTATATCTTGAAAGTCTTACCCTCTGATGCGTTTTATAATGAGTTTGTATTATTTGCTGCAAGTATAAGTGTTTTCTTATtgtgctttgtttttttaattgcttcataTGCTCGCATCTTCTCCACAGTACTCAAGATTCCTTCTGTGGAAGGGCGCTACAAGGCCATTTCTACTTGCTCCCCTCAGTTAATTATTCTTCTGTTGTTTCTCATGTCTGCCATGATTGCAGTCTTTAGTAACACAACAGATTCATCACCTACCCTAAACCTTCTAATTGCAATGACCTATACTACATTGCCTCCATTGATGAACCCCATTATCTACAGCCTGAGGAACCAGAAGGTTACAGTTGCCATGGGCAAGATAATGAGGAGGATGGTTTCTTCCCTATTCATGAAAACACAAAAAGCctcaaaaaattga